In Polaribacter sp. L3A8, a genomic segment contains:
- a CDS encoding diacylglycerol/lipid kinase family protein: protein MSKSWFIIANPTSGNRNFSKQWKEIQQLLNNKNIDYSFAFTQFSKHEIELVQNAIQKGFRNIISIGGDGTLHNVVNGIMLQRYAKTSDITIAVIPLGTGNDWIKTYNIPNNIEKAVEIIYKKKTILQDIGVLETENKTTYFNNVAGLGYDGYIVNKLKSLKKFGSIAYLLAGIYGLLFYKKSIFKIIFDDKVIKTNCLMTVFGICKFSGGGMQFTKDVNSSDGLLDITVAKNLTFLDLIFNIKKLYNGNIVHHKKVETYKTKKIKVIPQSSKPFIQADGELIGTGTISVGIVKKAVNFCVN, encoded by the coding sequence ATGTCTAAATCTTGGTTTATAATTGCAAATCCTACTTCTGGAAATCGGAATTTTTCTAAACAATGGAAGGAAATTCAACAATTATTAAACAACAAGAATATAGACTATTCTTTTGCTTTTACACAATTTTCTAAACACGAAATTGAATTGGTACAAAACGCTATTCAAAAAGGATTTAGAAATATTATTTCGATTGGTGGAGATGGAACACTACACAATGTAGTTAACGGAATAATGCTGCAAAGGTATGCAAAAACTTCTGATATAACTATTGCAGTGATTCCTTTAGGTACCGGAAACGATTGGATTAAAACATATAACATACCAAATAACATAGAAAAAGCAGTAGAAATTATCTATAAAAAGAAAACAATACTGCAAGATATTGGTGTTTTAGAAACCGAAAATAAAACTACCTATTTTAATAATGTAGCTGGTTTAGGGTATGATGGTTATATTGTTAATAAACTAAAATCTTTAAAAAAATTTGGTTCAATTGCTTATTTATTAGCCGGTATTTATGGTTTGTTATTCTATAAAAAATCAATATTTAAAATTATTTTTGATGATAAAGTAATTAAAACCAACTGTTTAATGACAGTTTTTGGAATTTGTAAATTTTCTGGAGGCGGAATGCAGTTTACAAAAGATGTAAATTCTTCGGATGGTTTATTGGATATTACAGTCGCTAAAAACTTAACTTTTTTAGATTTAATTTTTAATATTAAAAAATTATATAACGGAAACATTGTTCATCATAAAAAAGTAGAAACGTATAAAACCAAAAAAATAAAGGTAATTCCACAATCTTCTAAACCGTTTATACAAGCTGATGGTGAGTTAATTGGAACTGGTACTATTTCTGTTGGTATTGTTAAAAAAGCGGTTAATTTTTGTGTTAATTAA
- the rpiB gene encoding ribose 5-phosphate isomerase B has product MTIAIGNDHAGTEYKFEIIKHLEEKGYKVLNFGTDTNASMDYPDAIHPTADAVESGKAEMGIILCGSGNGAQMTANKHQGIRAALCWNNELVALTRQHNNANVLTIPARFVSLQQALGFVDIFLSTEFEGGRHGDRVQKISCAG; this is encoded by the coding sequence ATGACAATTGCCATTGGTAACGATCACGCCGGTACAGAATACAAATTCGAAATTATAAAACATTTAGAAGAAAAAGGGTATAAAGTTCTAAATTTTGGAACCGATACAAATGCTTCTATGGATTACCCAGATGCAATTCATCCAACTGCAGATGCTGTAGAAAGTGGTAAAGCAGAAATGGGTATTATTCTTTGTGGTTCTGGTAATGGAGCACAAATGACTGCTAATAAACACCAAGGTATTAGAGCTGCTTTGTGTTGGAATAACGAATTGGTAGCTTTAACAAGACAACATAATAATGCAAACGTTTTAACCATACCTGCACGTTTTGTGTCTTTACAACAAGCATTAGGCTTTGTAGATATTTTTCTTTCTACAGAATTTGAAGGTGGAAGACATGGAGATAGAGTACAAAAAATTTCTTGTGCTGGATAA
- a CDS encoding GNAT family N-acetyltransferase: MNFQIKTFSELTTTELYQILQLRSEVFVVEQDCVYQDVDFKDQKSLHVFGTKNDKIMAYTRIFKPGDYFTNSSIGRVVVAAPERKYGYGHDLMKASIEAIKTHFKVDEITISAQKYLKKFYESHNFIQIGEEYLEDGIPHIRMNRN, from the coding sequence ATGAATTTTCAAATAAAAACCTTCTCAGAGTTAACAACTACAGAACTGTATCAAATACTTCAATTACGATCGGAAGTTTTTGTAGTAGAACAAGATTGTGTGTACCAAGATGTAGATTTTAAAGATCAAAAATCTTTGCATGTTTTTGGTACTAAAAATGATAAAATAATGGCCTACACGCGTATTTTTAAACCAGGAGATTATTTTACTAACAGCAGTATTGGTAGAGTTGTGGTAGCTGCACCAGAAAGAAAATATGGCTACGGACACGATTTAATGAAGGCATCTATAGAAGCGATAAAAACTCATTTTAAGGTTGATGAAATTACTATTTCTGCGCAAAAATATTTAAAGAAATTCTACGAATCTCATAACTTTATTCAAATTGGTGAAGAATATTTAGAAGACGGAATTCCGCATATTAGAATGAATAGAAATTAA
- a CDS encoding TonB-dependent receptor, producing the protein MINKIRLLLCCFLLITSVVFTQNSSDKIALSTLLSTLEKSYDIKFSYSDADVKDIFIPQPKQGITIDELLLFLNKKTFLQFKTLDNRYVTVSFLNKTIAICGTVLDAKTLEPLLLTSVKVNGYKLGTTTNNNGVFHLKNVPVNATLNISFIGFKTKKFSAKELFLPSCKQLFLEEASEQLSEIIMPRFLTAGLQKSADGSTVLNTEKFGILPGLIEPDILQTIKILPGVESVNESISNINVRGGTNDQNLILWDGIKMYHAGHFFGLISAYNPYLTKKVSVTKNGTSSTFSDGVSSTINMETSNRITNKFSGGAGFNLLSADAFVQVPLKENLEVHISARRSFTDVINTPTYNNYFSRSFQDNSISSNTVNNTESDFYFYDYSFKVLYDVNYNHAIKTNFIHIKNNLDYKEQYTSNNTLIEENSALKQENVGAKISWDANWNAKFSTTLSAFYSDYKINSSDFNNDTDQFQTQFNNVLETEIKLNSKYEFSDVLFFTNGLVFNEIGIRNTTTVNAPTFSTTEKKVLLKSAFYSEIEYQKNNTYARFGVRANYFDKFNKFVIEPRINIRQQLNTAFSLKLEGELKNQTTAQKVDFEENFLGIEKRRWILSDDKNIPIVKSKQVSFGTAYAKDKLYVDITSFYKKVDGITAANQGFYNNIQTFNSIGNYEVKGIEFLVNKQTDKISTWLSYTYSKNEYSFDIFSPETFANSLDISHSVSAAFNYSFTKKLKVSFGGVLRSGKPYTKPVLGNETIQNGNRTIVNYNNPNQENLANFFRLDLSGSYKFDFSDALKATIRLGFTNITDKQNTIDSYYVVDDNSQNNVRRVDNYSLPFTPNLSFRVRF; encoded by the coding sequence ATGATCAATAAAATACGTCTTCTTTTATGTTGTTTTTTATTAATAACAAGTGTTGTTTTTACACAGAATTCTTCTGATAAAATTGCACTTTCTACCTTGTTATCAACATTAGAAAAAAGTTACGATATTAAGTTTTCTTATTCAGATGCTGATGTAAAAGACATTTTTATACCACAACCAAAACAAGGAATAACGATTGATGAATTATTATTATTTTTAAACAAAAAAACATTTTTACAGTTTAAAACTTTAGATAATAGATACGTAACGGTTTCATTTTTAAACAAAACCATTGCTATTTGCGGTACCGTTTTAGATGCCAAAACACTAGAACCTTTATTACTAACTTCTGTAAAAGTAAATGGCTATAAATTAGGAACAACAACCAATAATAACGGTGTTTTTCATTTAAAAAATGTGCCTGTAAATGCTACTTTAAATATTTCTTTTATCGGTTTTAAAACAAAAAAATTTTCCGCTAAAGAATTGTTTTTACCTAGTTGTAAACAATTGTTTTTAGAAGAAGCATCAGAGCAATTATCAGAAATTATAATGCCGCGTTTTTTAACTGCTGGTTTGCAAAAAAGTGCTGATGGAAGTACGGTTTTAAATACCGAAAAATTCGGAATTTTACCGGGTTTAATAGAACCTGATATTTTACAAACTATTAAAATTTTACCTGGTGTAGAAAGTGTAAACGAAAGTATTTCTAATATTAACGTTAGAGGTGGTACAAACGACCAAAATTTAATTCTTTGGGATGGAATAAAAATGTACCACGCTGGTCATTTTTTCGGGCTTATTTCTGCTTATAATCCGTATTTAACAAAGAAGGTTTCTGTTACTAAAAATGGTACAAGTAGTACTTTTTCAGACGGAGTTTCATCTACCATAAACATGGAAACTTCTAACAGAATTACCAATAAATTTTCTGGTGGCGCCGGTTTTAATTTATTAAGTGCAGATGCTTTTGTACAAGTACCTCTAAAAGAGAATTTAGAAGTACATATTTCTGCAAGAAGATCATTTACAGATGTTATTAACACACCAACGTATAACAATTATTTCTCTAGAAGTTTTCAAGATAATTCTATTTCATCAAATACTGTAAATAACACAGAATCAGATTTTTATTTCTACGATTATTCCTTTAAAGTTTTATATGATGTTAATTATAATCATGCCATAAAAACTAATTTTATCCACATTAAAAATAATTTAGATTATAAAGAACAATACACTTCTAATAATACACTTATTGAAGAAAATAGTGCTTTAAAACAAGAAAATGTAGGTGCAAAAATTAGTTGGGATGCAAATTGGAATGCCAAATTTTCTACTACATTATCTGCTTTTTATTCAGATTATAAAATAAATTCTTCAGACTTTAATAATGATACAGATCAGTTTCAAACGCAGTTTAATAATGTGTTAGAAACAGAAATAAAACTAAATTCTAAATACGAATTTTCTGATGTTTTATTTTTTACTAACGGATTGGTATTTAATGAAATAGGTATTAGAAATACCACCACTGTAAACGCACCCACTTTTTCTACTACAGAAAAAAAAGTGTTATTAAAAAGTGCTTTTTATTCTGAAATTGAATATCAAAAAAACAATACTTACGCTAGGTTTGGAGTACGTGCAAACTATTTTGATAAGTTTAATAAATTTGTAATTGAACCTAGAATTAACATCAGACAACAGTTAAATACTGCCTTTTCTTTAAAATTAGAAGGTGAATTAAAAAACCAAACAACGGCACAAAAAGTAGATTTTGAAGAAAATTTTTTAGGCATAGAAAAACGCAGATGGATTCTTTCTGACGATAAAAATATCCCTATTGTAAAAAGCAAACAAGTATCTTTTGGTACTGCGTATGCTAAAGATAAATTATACGTAGATATTACAAGTTTTTATAAAAAAGTAGACGGAATTACAGCAGCAAATCAAGGTTTTTACAACAACATACAAACCTTTAATTCTATTGGTAATTACGAGGTAAAAGGGATTGAATTTTTAGTGAATAAACAAACAGATAAAATTAGTACTTGGCTAAGTTACACCTACTCTAAAAACGAGTATTCTTTCGATATTTTTTCTCCAGAAACCTTTGCTAATAGTTTAGATATTTCTCACTCTGTAAGTGCTGCATTTAATTACAGTTTTACTAAAAAATTAAAAGTGTCTTTTGGTGGTGTTTTACGTTCTGGTAAACCGTATACAAAACCTGTTCTAGGAAATGAAACCATACAAAACGGAAATAGAACCATTGTAAATTACAACAATCCTAACCAAGAAAATTTAGCTAATTTCTTTAGATTAGATCTTTCTGGAAGCTATAAATTTGATTTTTCTGATGCGCTAAAAGCAACTATTCGTCTTGGTTTTACCAATATTACAGACAAACAAAATACAATAGATTCTTATTATGTTGTAGATGATAATAGCCAAAATAATGTAAGAAGAGTAGACAATTATTCACTGCCTTTTACACCTAATTTAAGTTTTAGAGTCCGTTTTTAA
- a CDS encoding FecR family protein: MENENDILKWLNRDTSDEELTRLKETKDFTTLDKIAHYSTQIETPKVDVEKALADLKLKTKNTTKKGKVVSLNFKKFYKYAASIVVLLTTSYFLLFNNDANFKSQFAQTKSFNLPDNSEVILNANSEITYSKKDWKNSRNLTLEGEAFFKVQKGKKFTVNTQIGAVTVLGTQFNVKERTNYFEVKTYEGLVSVAYKDTLVKLPKGTIFKVINGVIDTNNTFDISEKSWLQKESNFKSTALRFVLQEIENQFDYTIETKNIDLDILYSGGFTHSDINVALKSITIPLQLSYKIDGKKITIYTYDQ; this comes from the coding sequence ATGGAAAACGAAAACGACATCTTAAAATGGCTAAACAGAGATACTTCTGATGAAGAATTGACGCGTTTAAAAGAAACAAAAGACTTTACTACTTTAGATAAAATTGCACATTATTCCACGCAAATAGAAACACCTAAAGTAGATGTAGAAAAAGCCCTTGCAGACTTAAAATTAAAGACAAAAAACACCACTAAAAAAGGCAAAGTTGTTTCCTTAAATTTTAAGAAATTCTATAAATATGCTGCTTCAATTGTTGTATTGTTAACAACTTCGTATTTTCTACTTTTTAATAATGATGCCAATTTTAAATCCCAATTTGCACAAACAAAAAGTTTTAATTTACCAGATAATTCTGAAGTAATTTTAAACGCAAACTCAGAAATTACCTATTCTAAAAAAGACTGGAAAAATAGTAGAAATTTAACCCTAGAAGGAGAAGCTTTTTTTAAGGTTCAGAAAGGAAAAAAGTTTACGGTAAATACCCAAATAGGAGCAGTAACCGTACTTGGAACACAGTTTAACGTAAAAGAAAGAACTAATTATTTTGAAGTAAAAACTTACGAAGGTTTGGTAAGTGTTGCTTATAAAGATACCCTTGTAAAACTACCAAAAGGTACTATTTTTAAAGTAATTAATGGTGTTATTGATACTAATAATACGTTTGATATTAGTGAGAAATCTTGGTTGCAAAAAGAGTCTAATTTTAAAAGTACTGCTTTGCGTTTTGTATTGCAAGAAATAGAAAATCAGTTTGATTATACGATTGAAACTAAAAACATCGATTTAGATATTTTATACTCTGGTGGTTTTACACATTCAGATATAAATGTAGCCTTAAAATCTATTACAATTCCGCTGCAATTGTCTTATAAAATTGATGGTAAAAAAATTACTATCTATACTTATGATCAATAA
- a CDS encoding RNA polymerase sigma factor: MTNKSLCDEIYFNEFYTSHIQSASNFAYYKSGDKNTSLDLAQEAFIKIWEHCAKVDFTKAKSYLFTVINNLFLNKVKHQKVVFEYAKSSPYLDVDNQSPDYLLEEEEFKNKLKNAISGLTVGEREVFLMNRIDGKKYREIAEMLEISQKAVEKRMSSALKKLRTNIDGI; encoded by the coding sequence ATGACTAATAAATCTCTTTGCGACGAAATTTATTTTAATGAGTTTTACACTTCTCATATACAATCTGCAAGTAATTTTGCATACTATAAGTCTGGTGATAAAAATACGTCTTTAGATTTAGCACAAGAAGCATTTATAAAAATATGGGAACATTGCGCTAAAGTCGATTTTACGAAAGCAAAGTCTTACTTATTTACAGTTATTAACAATCTTTTTCTTAATAAAGTAAAGCATCAAAAGGTAGTTTTTGAATATGCAAAAAGTAGTCCTTATTTAGATGTAGATAACCAAAGTCCAGATTATTTATTAGAAGAAGAAGAATTTAAAAACAAGCTAAAAAATGCCATTTCAGGTTTAACAGTAGGCGAGAGGGAAGTTTTTCTGATGAATAGAATTGATGGCAAAAAATACCGAGAAATTGCAGAAATGTTAGAAATTTCTCAAAAAGCAGTAGAAAAAAGAATGTCATCAGCATTAAAAAAATTAAGAACTAACATAGACGGAATTTAA
- a CDS encoding membrane metalloprotease, with translation MKNIFLRVILVCSILISCSSENEGIIDGETGNTINVATNRQATGSSANDLLSANTFKKMIVELAYIEGFKPSDAAINNFKNFITNRTNKPEGVIFSIKEIAATNKEVYTLDEVVALETTNRTTYNSNTTIAVWVLFINGKSSSDTNSSAILGSAYWNTSFVIYEETIHGLSNSAFEPERSLLESSVIHHEFGHILGLTNLGTELQSDHEDTEHPKHCDEEDCLMYWAAETSQGIGRMISGGQIPTLDAQCLADLKANGGK, from the coding sequence ATGAAAAATATTTTTTTAAGAGTAATTTTAGTGTGTAGTATCCTTATTTCTTGTTCGTCAGAAAATGAAGGTATAATAGATGGAGAAACAGGTAATACCATTAATGTAGCCACTAATAGACAAGCTACAGGTTCTTCTGCTAACGATTTACTTTCTGCAAATACCTTTAAAAAAATGATTGTAGAACTTGCATATATAGAAGGTTTTAAACCTTCTGATGCAGCTATAAACAATTTTAAAAACTTTATTACCAATAGAACTAACAAACCAGAAGGAGTAATATTTAGTATTAAAGAAATAGCCGCTACAAACAAAGAAGTATATACTTTAGATGAAGTAGTAGCTTTAGAAACAACAAACAGAACTACTTATAATTCTAATACAACAATTGCTGTTTGGGTATTATTTATCAATGGTAAATCTTCTAGTGATACTAATTCTAGCGCAATTTTAGGTTCTGCATATTGGAACACTTCTTTTGTTATTTACGAAGAAACAATTCACGGTTTAAGTAACAGTGCTTTTGAACCAGAAAGAAGCTTATTAGAATCATCTGTAATTCATCACGAATTTGGCCATATTTTAGGGTTAACAAATTTAGGAACCGAGTTACAAAGTGATCATGAAGATACAGAACACCCAAAACATTGCGATGAAGAAGATTGTTTAATGTATTGGGCAGCAGAAACTAGCCAAGGAATTGGTAGAATGATTTCTGGCGGACAAATACCAACTTTAGACGCACAATGTTTGGCAGATTTAAAAGCCAATGGCGGAAAGTAA
- a CDS encoding porin family protein — MKTLYITIALLITGLLSVNAQDKNRATAGIKGGYNISSVSFDGSSETGKLHGYHIGIYGESYIGKFLSIQPEILYSKQGYKIIDDNGTYTQKLDYINVPLMLKLYPVKSFFIEAGPQIGFSISHKETFDAGFILYDTSEEFEPSNLDWGVNVGTGFKSDGGVSLGVRYHLGQSDVYDQDKPKNRVWQLYLGFEF; from the coding sequence ATGAAAACATTATATATAACAATAGCATTATTAATTACAGGTCTTTTATCTGTAAATGCACAAGATAAAAATAGGGCTACAGCAGGTATTAAAGGAGGATATAATATCTCTTCAGTTAGTTTCGATGGAAGCTCAGAAACAGGTAAGTTACATGGTTATCACATAGGTATTTATGGCGAATCTTACATTGGTAAATTCCTTTCTATTCAGCCAGAAATATTGTATTCTAAACAAGGTTATAAAATTATAGATGATAACGGAACGTACACACAGAAGTTAGATTATATAAATGTACCATTGATGTTAAAATTATATCCTGTAAAAAGTTTTTTTATTGAAGCAGGACCACAAATAGGATTTTCAATTTCGCATAAAGAAACCTTTGATGCAGGTTTTATTCTATATGATACATCAGAAGAATTTGAACCTAGTAATTTAGATTGGGGTGTAAATGTAGGAACCGGTTTTAAGAGCGATGGAGGCGTAAGTTTAGGTGTAAGATACCATTTAGGTCAAAGTGATGTTTATGACCAAGACAAGCCAAAAAATAGAGTATGGCAGCTCTATTTAGGATTCGAATTTTAA
- a CDS encoding pseudouridine synthase: MENHRHFIINKPWGMISQFVNPAKRKKKLLGELHDFPEGTMAIGRLDVPSEGLLLLTTDGKVSAEIRSHKYEKEYYVQVDGVITQKEIEQLQTGVEIGFNGKKYTTKPGKAFIIDDPKFPLRSMKIRDERHGPTSWVSIIITEGKFRQVRKMTAAVGLPTLRLIRVRIGEITLGNLEICGVKEVDTLM; this comes from the coding sequence ATAGAAAATCATCGTCATTTTATAATAAACAAACCTTGGGGAATGATTTCTCAGTTTGTTAATCCCGCAAAGCGGAAGAAAAAATTATTAGGAGAATTACACGATTTTCCAGAAGGAACCATGGCTATTGGTCGTTTAGATGTTCCATCGGAAGGGTTACTATTATTAACAACTGATGGTAAAGTATCCGCAGAAATTAGATCTCATAAATACGAAAAAGAATATTACGTACAAGTTGATGGAGTTATTACCCAAAAAGAAATTGAGCAATTACAAACCGGAGTAGAAATTGGTTTTAATGGCAAAAAATACACCACAAAACCTGGTAAAGCTTTTATAATAGACGATCCTAAATTTCCACTTAGAAGTATGAAAATTAGGGATGAAAGACACGGACCAACAAGCTGGGTTTCTATTATTATTACAGAAGGTAAATTTAGACAAGTTAGAAAAATGACTGCTGCTGTAGGTTTACCAACTTTACGTTTAATTCGTGTTAGAATAGGAGAAATTACTTTGGGTAATCTAGAAATTTGTGGTGTAAAAGAAGTTGATACCCTAATGTAA
- a CDS encoding alpha/beta hydrolase, giving the protein MIKYSLILSVLLLFSCKNKPTTPTNVVSENKTIQEKTKPILEKETITFPSKDSLPITADVYKIKETPITVLLCHQAGYSRGEYKDTAIKLNKLGYSVMAIDQRSGNTVNTIDNQTAIAAKTKGLGLTYLDAKQDIEAAIDYIYQQNGGQQILLVGSSYSSSLALLMGENNSKIKAVAAFSPGEYFKGIDINKAISTYTKPVFVTSSKSESAGVTTLVNKIKPIYVTHFIPEVKGIHGSKALWKTTEGNETYWAAFNDFLSSLKAQ; this is encoded by the coding sequence ATGATAAAATATTCTTTAATTCTTAGCGTACTCTTACTTTTTTCTTGCAAAAATAAACCGACAACTCCAACCAATGTAGTGTCAGAAAATAAAACGATACAAGAAAAAACAAAACCCATTTTAGAAAAAGAAACCATTACATTTCCGTCTAAAGATAGTTTGCCAATTACTGCAGATGTTTATAAAATTAAAGAAACACCTATTACTGTTTTATTATGCCATCAGGCGGGTTATAGTAGAGGAGAATATAAAGACACTGCTATAAAATTAAATAAATTAGGATATTCTGTAATGGCAATAGATCAACGTTCTGGCAACACTGTAAATACTATAGATAACCAAACAGCAATTGCTGCCAAAACAAAAGGTTTAGGGCTTACTTATTTAGATGCAAAGCAAGATATTGAAGCTGCAATAGATTACATATATCAACAAAACGGAGGCCAACAAATTTTGTTAGTTGGTAGTTCTTATTCTTCTTCTTTAGCGCTTTTAATGGGAGAAAATAATTCTAAAATTAAAGCAGTAGCAGCTTTTAGTCCTGGTGAATATTTTAAAGGTATCGATATCAATAAAGCAATAAGTACGTATACTAAACCTGTTTTTGTAACTTCTTCTAAAAGTGAAAGTGCCGGTGTAACTACTTTGGTTAATAAAATAAAACCTATTTATGTAACTCATTTTATACCAGAAGTAAAAGGTATTCACGGTTCTAAAGCATTGTGGAAAACTACGGAAGGTAATGAAACTTATTGGGCCGCTTTTAATGATTTTTTATCTTCTTTAAAAGCTCAATAA
- a CDS encoding aldose 1-epimerase, translating to MSIIILKNVNSLIKIEKGELISYQKDNQEYIHQKGNKGWRNADDEMFPVIGPTAKNNFRVHTKNGDAILDQHGLLREMDYSLISSDESSAKFIKKYKNNTAIINSKFPVKSTEEKLFWPFDFTFEKNFTLKNDVLHIQFIIESEKGMPFMLGYHPAFLLSNTGNETLISNDTEITLADVYKAGSNACPVLNADKITLKNINKNDLEITTKNFDNFMLWTEVDNMLCIEPITQYTSYTDQKFSEENMRLSEGKNTFSVTIKVL from the coding sequence ATGAGTATTATTATACTAAAAAACGTAAACTCTCTTATTAAAATCGAAAAAGGAGAATTAATCAGTTATCAAAAAGACAATCAAGAATATATTCATCAAAAAGGAAATAAAGGTTGGCGTAATGCTGACGATGAAATGTTTCCGGTAATTGGTCCAACTGCTAAAAATAATTTTAGAGTGCATACCAAAAATGGTGATGCTATTTTAGATCAACATGGTTTGTTAAGAGAAATGGATTATTCTTTAATTTCTTCGGATGAAAGCAGTGCTAAATTCATCAAAAAATATAAAAATAATACAGCAATCATCAACAGTAAATTTCCTGTAAAGTCTACCGAAGAAAAACTTTTTTGGCCTTTCGATTTTACATTCGAAAAGAATTTTACCTTAAAAAACGATGTTTTACATATCCAATTTATCATCGAGTCAGAAAAAGGAATGCCTTTTATGTTAGGCTATCATCCTGCATTTTTATTATCTAATACAGGTAATGAAACCTTAATTTCTAACGATACAGAAATTACTTTGGCAGATGTTTATAAAGCGGGTTCAAATGCTTGTCCTGTTTTAAATGCTGATAAAATCACTTTAAAAAATATTAACAAAAACGACTTAGAAATTACTACAAAAAACTTTGATAATTTTATGTTGTGGACAGAAGTTGATAATATGCTTTGTATTGAACCAATTACACAATATACTTCTTACACAGACCAAAAATTCTCTGAAGAAAACATGCGTTTATCCGAAGGAAAAAATACTTTTTCTGTAACAATTAAAGTATTGTAG
- the dinD gene encoding DNA damage-inducible protein D: MKKEIVQSLTKNFEDYSQTTESGIEFWFARDLQILLGYSKWENFIKVINKAKVSCDITGNDILDHFPDVRKMVEIGSNTKREIEDLMLTRYACYLIAQNGDPRKESIAFAQNYFAMQTRKFELIEQRIKDWERLQARQKLTISEKDLSELIYEKTGNDKNFGLIRSKGDQALFGRSTKDMKAKLRIPNSKALADYLPTITIKAKDFATEITVFNTKEKDLRNERNISAEHITNNRSVRKILLERGIKPENLPAEEDIKKLERRVISESKKLGKNPDKLK; this comes from the coding sequence ATGAAAAAAGAAATTGTACAAAGTCTAACTAAAAATTTTGAAGACTATTCTCAAACTACTGAAAGTGGTATAGAGTTTTGGTTTGCAAGGGATTTGCAAATTCTATTAGGTTATTCAAAATGGGAAAATTTTATAAAAGTTATTAATAAGGCAAAGGTTTCTTGTGATATAACTGGAAATGATATTCTTGACCATTTTCCTGACGTCAGGAAAATGGTTGAAATTGGTTCTAATACCAAAAGAGAAATAGAAGATTTAATGCTTACAAGATATGCTTGTTATTTAATTGCACAAAATGGAGACCCAAGAAAAGAAAGTATTGCTTTTGCACAAAATTACTTTGCAATGCAAACAAGAAAGTTTGAGCTAATTGAACAAAGAATTAAAGATTGGGAACGATTACAGGCAAGACAAAAACTAACAATTTCAGAAAAGGATTTATCAGAATTAATTTACGAAAAAACAGGAAACGATAAAAATTTTGGATTAATAAGAAGTAAAGGAGACCAAGCTTTATTTGGAAGATCAACAAAAGATATGAAAGCTAAATTAAGAATTCCTAATAGTAAAGCATTGGCAGATTATTTACCAACTATCACTATAAAAGCAAAAGATTTTGCAACAGAAATAACGGTCTTTAATACTAAAGAAAAAGATTTAAGAAACGAAAGAAATATTTCTGCAGAACATATAACTAACAATAGATCTGTTAGAAAAATATTATTAGAAAGAGGTATTAAACCAGAAAACTTACCTGCAGAAGAAGATATAAAGAAATTAGAAAGAAGAGTTATTTCTGAATCTAAAAAACTAGGTAAAAACCCTGATAAATTAAAATAA